From Methanosarcina lacustris Z-7289, one genomic window encodes:
- a CDS encoding DUF362 domain-containing protein, which produces MSEKEGYVVVFGCKRCGKCKNVCPVGAIYEENELAKIDPEKCNLCMKCIDECTNRSIIYME; this is translated from the coding sequence ATGTCAGAGAAGGAAGGATATGTTGTAGTTTTCGGCTGCAAAAGGTGCGGAAAATGCAAAAATGTATGTCCTGTAGGCGCCATTTATGAAGAAAACGAACTTGCAAAAATTGATCCTGAAAAGTGTAACCTCTGCATGAAATGCATAGATGAATGTACTAACAGGTCCATTATTTACATGGAATGA
- a CDS encoding bifunctional N(6)-L-threonylcarbamoyladenine synthase/serine/threonine protein kinase: MYITLSDIIEGSDSKQRRRIGRRVEAVKNTFILGIEGTAWNLSAAIVTETEIIAEVTETYKPEKGGIHPREAAQHHAKYAASVVKKLLAEAKEKGVEPSDIDGIAFSQGPGLGPCLRTVATAARMLSLSLGIPLIGVNHCIAHIEIGIWRTPAKDPVVLYVSGANSQVISYMEGRYRVFGETLDIGLGNALDKFARGAGLSHPGGPKIEACAKDAKQYIHLPYVIKGMDLSFSGLSTAASEALKKASLEDVCYSYQETAFAMVVEVAERALAHTGKKEVLLAGGVGANTRLREMLTTMCEARGAKFYVPEKRFMGDNGTMIAYTGLLMYKSGNTLSIEASRVNPSFRTDDVEVTWIKEEDMKKVPEISPEIFFRTPPGEMLDNGAEAVIYLEEGPEGKKVLVKERVPKVYRHREIDERIRRERNRSEARLMSEARRTGVPTPIIYDVEEFKLKMQFIEGVPIKYLITPEVSEKVGELVGKLHSSGIIHGDLTTSNLLLAGKRLYLIDFGLAYFDKNLESRGVDVHVLFQTFESTHRDHETLVKAFKKGYGSTFIDSEDVLRRVEEIKKRARYA; this comes from the coding sequence ATGTATATAACCCTCTCCGATATTATCGAAGGCAGTGATAGCAAGCAGAGGAGACGCATTGGAAGGAGAGTGGAAGCCGTGAAAAACACATTCATCCTTGGAATCGAAGGCACTGCCTGGAACCTGAGTGCCGCAATCGTGACCGAGACCGAGATTATTGCCGAGGTTACAGAAACTTATAAACCTGAAAAAGGTGGAATCCACCCCAGGGAAGCCGCCCAGCACCATGCAAAATATGCAGCAAGTGTTGTCAAAAAACTCCTTGCAGAAGCAAAAGAAAAAGGTGTAGAGCCTTCGGATATTGACGGAATAGCTTTTTCTCAGGGACCCGGACTCGGACCCTGTTTGAGGACTGTTGCAACCGCAGCCAGGATGCTTTCCCTGTCCCTTGGGATCCCCCTGATAGGGGTCAACCACTGTATTGCTCATATAGAAATAGGAATCTGGAGGACCCCTGCAAAGGACCCTGTAGTTCTTTATGTAAGCGGGGCAAATTCCCAGGTTATCTCATATATGGAAGGGCGGTACAGGGTTTTTGGCGAGACTCTTGATATTGGCCTGGGAAATGCCCTTGATAAGTTTGCGCGGGGAGCGGGCCTGTCTCATCCCGGGGGACCTAAAATCGAGGCATGCGCAAAAGACGCAAAGCAATATATCCACCTCCCGTATGTGATCAAAGGAATGGACCTCTCATTTTCCGGGCTTTCCACTGCTGCAAGCGAAGCCCTTAAAAAAGCCTCTCTTGAAGATGTCTGCTATTCCTATCAGGAAACAGCTTTTGCAATGGTTGTGGAGGTTGCAGAACGAGCTCTTGCCCACACAGGAAAAAAGGAAGTGCTGCTGGCAGGCGGAGTGGGGGCAAATACCAGGCTTCGCGAGATGTTAACCACGATGTGTGAAGCCAGGGGTGCAAAGTTCTATGTGCCCGAAAAACGCTTCATGGGCGACAACGGGACAATGATCGCATATACCGGGCTTCTGATGTATAAGTCAGGAAATACCCTCTCGATTGAAGCTTCGCGTGTGAACCCGAGTTTCAGGACCGATGATGTGGAAGTGACCTGGATAAAGGAAGAGGATATGAAAAAGGTCCCTGAAATCTCTCCGGAGATCTTCTTCAGAACCCCACCCGGAGAAATGCTGGACAATGGGGCTGAAGCTGTTATTTACCTTGAGGAGGGGCCTGAAGGAAAGAAGGTGCTTGTTAAGGAAAGAGTCCCCAAGGTTTACAGGCACAGAGAGATAGATGAAAGGATCAGGAGGGAAAGGAACCGGTCAGAAGCCCGCCTGATGTCTGAAGCCCGGCGTACGGGAGTGCCTACTCCAATTATCTACGATGTTGAGGAATTCAAGCTCAAAATGCAGTTCATCGAAGGAGTCCCCATAAAGTATCTTATAACCCCAGAGGTTTCGGAAAAGGTCGGAGAGCTCGTAGGCAAGCTGCACAGTTCAGGTATAATACACGGAGACCTTACAACCTCAAACCTCCTGCTTGCAGGCAAGAGGCTTTACCTCATTGACTTCGGGCTTGCTTATTTTGATAAAAACCTGGAATCCAGAGGTGTGGACGTCCATGTGCTTTTCCAGACTTTTGAAAGTACGCACCGTGACCACGAAACCCTTGTTAAAGCTTTCAAAAAAGGATATGGAAGTACTTTTATAGATTCAGAGGATGTACTCCGGCGAGTTGAAGAGATTAAAAAGAGGGCTCGATATGCATAA
- a CDS encoding metal-dependent hydrolase has translation MPYPVVHVLFFLFCVCAVAVYATKKALYRKELSFRNSRTLLLLMFVGGLCTLLPDIPAVYNLLVNGTIEHCWIGPIPTHSFLFSSTAILFGGVVGYAAYREFNKAVYMAIFAESAFLTHLLLDDMAKGGCSYLYPLYNKPIRVFLIMDTGFAEVGLFKYLIFSFVSVFCVFIVILMALFALSQFGFEFSYRAEK, from the coding sequence ATGCCTTATCCGGTCGTACATGTTCTGTTTTTTTTATTTTGCGTCTGCGCGGTAGCTGTATATGCTACAAAAAAGGCGCTCTATCGCAAAGAGCTCTCATTCAGAAACTCAAGGACGCTACTATTACTGATGTTTGTAGGTGGTTTATGTACTCTTTTACCGGACATACCGGCTGTATATAATCTACTCGTAAACGGCACTATAGAACACTGCTGGATTGGCCCGATCCCGACACATTCATTTCTGTTTAGTTCTACTGCAATTCTGTTCGGAGGAGTTGTCGGATATGCTGCATACAGGGAGTTCAATAAAGCAGTATACATGGCAATTTTTGCAGAGTCTGCTTTCCTCACACACCTGCTGTTAGATGATATGGCTAAAGGAGGCTGTAGTTATCTCTATCCGCTGTACAATAAACCCATTAGAGTATTCTTAATAATGGATACAGGATTCGCAGAGGTTGGCTTATTTAAGTATCTGATCTTCTCTTTTGTGTCTGTTTTCTGTGTTTTTATTGTAATATTAATGGCACTGTTTGCTTTGAGTCAATTTGGGTTTGAATTTAGTTACAGAGCTGAAAAATGA
- a CDS encoding class I adenylate-forming enzyme family protein — translation MGIDSYITEHAIKTPYQTALEEGKKSISYSCLDEDISIIASSLTDFEHCRFAILAESGMHYIKILMAVYRSGNIAIPLPIELPGLSLERILDAAGINNIIATKNQYLRFGDGFFERFGTVIVVSDDTAVETCYKRMVLERNNPKLRLVLYTSGTTGTPKGVMLSDKNLVSNARSINEILSITPKDKAALVISPHHAFGNSIINSHLMAGGSIHTGTMNFIDPVFNLIESGVSIFYGVPSTYRILLRYPERFKKSFANVRTAASAGGAMDRAIVRSIRELSPSTQILPMYGQTEATARLAYLPTEDVDKFIDTIGKAIPGVTLEVFDSENRPLSPDLTGELVARGDNILLGYLNDEDATEKRIIDGWLHTGDLAQKLPGGYIRLLGRKDDLIKIGDHRVNPREIEKDIEMNNEVSSVFVVPVYHELMGNAISLMVIPTQETEVDKLFAFCRKNLPGYLYPREIFFIDHLPLSENGKISNRSIIEEYQHAKASM, via the coding sequence CAGCTGCCTTGATGAGGATATAAGCATAATTGCCTCATCTCTGACTGATTTTGAGCACTGCAGGTTTGCAATACTGGCTGAGTCCGGCATGCACTACATAAAGATACTTATGGCTGTATACCGGTCAGGCAACATCGCAATACCCCTACCAATCGAATTGCCAGGGTTAAGCCTTGAACGAATCCTTGATGCGGCAGGCATTAATAACATAATTGCAACGAAAAACCAGTACTTAAGATTTGGAGATGGATTTTTTGAGCGTTTTGGAACTGTGATTGTCGTTTCAGATGATACTGCAGTGGAGACCTGCTACAAAAGAATGGTACTCGAGAGAAACAATCCCAAACTAAGGCTGGTACTTTATACATCAGGTACAACAGGCACTCCTAAAGGAGTTATGTTAAGCGACAAAAACCTGGTATCAAATGCCAGATCAATAAACGAGATTCTTAGCATAACCCCAAAAGATAAAGCAGCACTGGTAATCTCGCCTCATCACGCCTTTGGGAATTCAATAATAAATTCCCACCTGATGGCTGGAGGATCAATCCACACCGGAACAATGAATTTCATAGACCCGGTTTTCAATCTCATTGAATCAGGAGTATCAATATTCTATGGAGTGCCCAGCACCTATCGTATTCTTCTCAGATACCCGGAAAGGTTCAAAAAATCCTTTGCGAATGTCAGGACCGCTGCATCAGCTGGGGGAGCCATGGACCGGGCTATTGTACGGAGTATCAGAGAATTAAGTCCGAGTACGCAGATTCTGCCAATGTACGGTCAGACCGAAGCCACAGCAAGGCTTGCCTACCTGCCAACAGAAGACGTGGACAAATTTATAGATACGATCGGAAAGGCGATTCCCGGGGTCACACTGGAGGTTTTTGATTCTGAAAACCGGCCATTAAGTCCTGATCTCACAGGTGAACTTGTTGCCAGAGGGGACAATATCCTGCTGGGGTACCTGAATGATGAAGATGCAACTGAGAAGAGAATAATCGACGGATGGCTGCACACAGGGGACCTGGCGCAGAAACTTCCAGGCGGATATATCAGGCTGCTTGGGCGTAAGGATGACCTCATCAAAATAGGCGACCATAGGGTTAACCCAAGAGAAATCGAGAAAGATATCGAGATGAACAATGAGGTATCCAGTGTTTTTGTTGTGCCTGTATATCATGAGCTTATGGGTAATGCGATCAGCCTCATGGTCATACCAACTCAGGAAACTGAAGTCGATAAACTTTTTGCTTTTTGCAGGAAGAACCTGCCGGGCTACCTGTACCCCAGGGAGATCTTCTTCATTGACCATCTTCCGCTGAGCGAGAACGGGAAAATATCCAACAGATCCATTATAGAGGAGTATCAGCATGCCAAAGCTAGTATGTAA
- a CDS encoding DUF362 domain-containing protein, with protein sequence MNTRVSIVRCSDYSGVKSAIKEALDLIGGLESIISPGNRVLLKPNVLAIRPPEDAVTTHPAVVSAMCELVLEAGGIPVIGDGAGITKPGHTTTTEAFRTSGIESIASAFGAELINFETSGYTEVSVPDARQFPRLYIAKAVLEADVVISLPKLKTHELTLYTGAVKNLFGIIPQKNRKQAHALEDRGLFGNAVVDIYSIVKPHLAVMDGVFGMEGNGPSNGTPVFAGVVMASYDCVALDIVASELIGIDPLKVPTNKAALSRGFGTEHPEVVGTPMEEVKIRFKRPEGGITAYMPSFFIGILRKQLTVKPFINTSKCELCKACVMNCSAHAIEEVGGILKINQQKCIQCYCCRELCPNDAVEIKKSLLLKIVTRSRT encoded by the coding sequence ATGAACACCAGAGTTTCCATTGTGCGCTGCTCCGACTATTCAGGTGTAAAAAGTGCAATTAAAGAGGCACTCGACCTGATCGGCGGGCTTGAGAGCATTATATCTCCGGGTAATCGCGTGCTTCTTAAACCCAACGTGCTTGCTATCCGGCCTCCGGAGGACGCGGTCACCACTCATCCTGCAGTAGTATCTGCGATGTGTGAACTGGTCCTGGAGGCGGGAGGCATTCCTGTTATAGGAGACGGGGCAGGGATTACGAAACCGGGTCATACCACAACCACGGAGGCTTTTCGTACATCGGGAATTGAAAGTATCGCCTCCGCTTTCGGTGCAGAGCTTATCAATTTCGAAACCTCAGGTTATACAGAAGTCTCTGTTCCCGATGCCAGGCAGTTTCCACGCCTATACATAGCAAAAGCAGTCCTTGAGGCTGATGTGGTAATCTCACTTCCGAAACTCAAGACGCATGAACTGACACTCTATACGGGAGCTGTCAAAAACTTATTTGGGATCATACCTCAGAAAAACAGAAAACAGGCACATGCCCTTGAAGATCGGGGCCTTTTTGGAAATGCAGTTGTTGATATTTACTCAATCGTCAAACCTCATCTTGCAGTTATGGACGGTGTTTTCGGGATGGAAGGGAATGGTCCTTCGAACGGCACACCTGTCTTTGCAGGCGTGGTCATGGCAAGTTATGACTGTGTAGCCCTGGATATCGTAGCTTCTGAGCTCATCGGAATAGACCCTTTAAAAGTTCCTACAAACAAAGCTGCACTCTCAAGGGGGTTTGGGACTGAACATCCGGAGGTTGTTGGCACACCTATGGAAGAAGTAAAGATAAGGTTCAAAAGACCGGAAGGCGGAATTACTGCCTACATGCCGTCTTTTTTTATTGGAATTCTTCGAAAGCAATTAACTGTAAAGCCTTTTATCAACACTTCAAAATGTGAGCTTTGCAAAGCCTGCGTTATGAACTGTTCAGCGCATGCAATTGAGGAAGTGGGCGGAATACTCAAAATCAACCAGCAAAAATGCATTCAGTGCTACTGCTGTCGCGAACTGTGCCCGAATGATGCGGTAGAAATAAAAAAGTCTTTACTCCTTAAAATTGTAACCCGAAGTAGAACCTGA
- a CDS encoding radical SAM protein: MEKLTEDETGSFCSYLSEGCRFCQQGAKMVLFVTGLCPKSCFYCPLSDERSGKDQVFANERLVKSDEDLLKEAELMDALGTGITGGEPLIKVERVLHYIRLLKSSFGKAHHIHLYTSLAPDRETLEKLAEAGLDEIRFHPPQAVWGELMHSPYADALRNAKALGMETGIEIPSLDGAEKVAAFAEEMGVFLNMNELEFSDTNSDALYENGFSLESDTSCAAAGSHNYAEIAFSTCKRVHFCSSTYKDAVQLRKRFQRIAKNTAREFDEITEDGTLIYGVIDGGDQKLAEEILREFEVPDELYEVKDGKIEIAWWVLEDLKDGLKEELESPGTKLFIMERHPFEDGMLVELIPL; the protein is encoded by the coding sequence ATGGAAAAGTTAACCGAGGATGAGACCGGCTCCTTTTGCAGTTACCTTTCTGAAGGCTGCAGGTTCTGCCAGCAGGGTGCTAAAATGGTGCTCTTTGTAACGGGGCTTTGCCCTAAAAGCTGTTTTTACTGCCCTCTTTCCGATGAAAGGAGTGGAAAAGACCAGGTTTTTGCAAACGAAAGGCTTGTAAAAAGCGATGAGGATTTGTTGAAGGAAGCTGAGCTTATGGACGCCCTCGGGACAGGGATTACTGGCGGAGAACCTCTTATTAAAGTGGAAAGAGTCCTGCACTACATTCGCCTGCTGAAGTCCTCTTTTGGGAAAGCTCATCATATTCATCTTTATACGTCTCTTGCTCCTGATAGGGAAACCCTTGAAAAGTTAGCAGAAGCAGGCCTTGACGAAATCCGCTTCCATCCTCCACAGGCTGTCTGGGGAGAGCTTATGCACAGCCCCTACGCAGATGCCCTGCGAAATGCAAAAGCCCTGGGAATGGAAACCGGAATAGAAATTCCTTCCCTTGATGGTGCAGAGAAAGTTGCAGCTTTTGCAGAGGAAATGGGAGTTTTTCTCAACATGAACGAACTGGAATTTTCTGATACTAACTCAGATGCTCTTTATGAAAATGGTTTTTCCCTGGAGTCAGACACTTCCTGTGCTGCTGCCGGGTCCCATAATTATGCTGAAATTGCCTTTAGTACGTGCAAAAGAGTACATTTCTGTTCTTCGACCTATAAGGACGCAGTCCAGCTGCGCAAAAGGTTTCAGAGGATTGCAAAAAACACAGCAAGAGAATTTGACGAGATCACTGAAGACGGCACTCTGATCTATGGGGTTATCGATGGGGGGGACCAGAAACTTGCAGAAGAGATCCTCAGGGAATTCGAAGTTCCAGACGAACTTTATGAAGTCAAGGACGGGAAAATTGAGATCGCCTGGTGGGTGCTTGAAGACCTTAAGGACGGACTCAAAGAAGAGCTTGAATCCCCTGGGACAAAACTTTTCATTATGGAGAGACATCCTTTTGAAGACGGGATGCTTGTGGAACTTATTCCTCTATGA
- a CDS encoding XTP/dITP diphosphatase: protein MHKIIFVTGNKGKFAEVRDILKTFGIEVVQNKNGYPELQEDELEPIAAYGAQYVANKLNMSVMVDDSGIFINALNGFPGPYSRFVEDKLGNLKVLKMMEEEEDRAAYFKTVIGYCEPGKEPLVFPGIVEGKIAYEERGTGGFGYDPIFEYQGMTFGELGDEEKNKVSHRRRAIDKFLEWFSSRA from the coding sequence ATGCATAAAATCATCTTTGTTACGGGAAATAAGGGCAAGTTTGCCGAAGTCAGGGATATCCTCAAAACTTTCGGAATCGAAGTCGTCCAGAACAAAAATGGTTATCCTGAACTCCAGGAAGATGAACTTGAACCGATCGCTGCTTACGGGGCACAGTATGTTGCAAACAAACTGAACATGTCTGTGATGGTAGACGACTCAGGGATCTTCATAAATGCTTTAAACGGTTTTCCAGGTCCCTACTCCCGTTTTGTGGAAGACAAACTGGGAAACCTGAAAGTGCTCAAAATGATGGAAGAAGAAGAGGACAGGGCCGCATATTTTAAAACCGTAATCGGATATTGCGAACCCGGAAAAGAGCCCCTGGTTTTCCCCGGTATAGTGGAAGGGAAGATAGCATACGAAGAGCGGGGAACGGGCGGTTTTGGATATGACCCTATCTTCGAATACCAGGGCATGACCTTCGGGGAACTCGGGGACGAAGAGAAAAATAAGGTTTCCCACCGGCGCAGGGCTATTGATAAGTTCCTTGAATGGTTTTCCAGCAGGGCTTAA
- the nadE gene encoding NAD(+) synthase, producing the protein MRIIGSSGTQITESNITQLAKNNAERLTDSSNIKILDELNKNTDQLAERLRGFIRDQVTAFKKKGVVLGVSGGIDSAVALTLCVQEFGKENVYGLLLPEKESAPSSKILGAEICESLGVTYEEVPISPIIESLGIYEKKEQVIKRTCPEYDARIHKTSLVLPDFLNQGLLNVPHIRLIKDGETVGKYRLRANDYLELIGLQGVKQRSRMLVQYMYAEQMNYVVCGTTNKTELVLGQFVKYGDGGVDLEPLADCYKTQIYALAKHLRVNEEIIKRPPSADTWSHYTPDEEFYWRMPMHIIDQLLYAKEHKLPLEVTEKNTGLTRDTIEKSWRHFDRVKDTTEYIRAAPPVFYLGM; encoded by the coding sequence ATGAGGATAATCGGGAGTAGCGGGACACAGATTACAGAGAGTAATATCACGCAGTTAGCAAAAAATAATGCAGAGCGGTTAACGGATAGCAGTAATATCAAGATTCTGGATGAACTGAACAAAAATACTGATCAGCTTGCTGAAAGACTCAGGGGCTTTATAAGAGATCAGGTCACTGCTTTTAAGAAAAAAGGAGTGGTTTTAGGAGTTTCGGGAGGCATTGATTCAGCTGTAGCCCTTACGCTTTGCGTACAGGAGTTCGGCAAGGAAAATGTATACGGACTTCTCCTCCCGGAAAAAGAATCTGCTCCTTCAAGCAAAATTCTGGGAGCAGAAATCTGCGAAAGCCTGGGTGTAACGTATGAGGAGGTCCCGATTTCTCCAATCATTGAGTCTCTTGGAATCTATGAAAAAAAGGAACAGGTCATAAAGAGAACCTGTCCTGAATATGATGCCAGAATACATAAAACCTCACTCGTACTGCCTGATTTTCTTAATCAGGGCTTGTTGAACGTCCCTCATATCAGGTTGATAAAAGACGGGGAAACAGTTGGAAAGTACAGGTTGAGAGCAAACGATTATCTGGAACTGATAGGATTGCAGGGGGTCAAGCAGCGGTCCAGAATGTTAGTTCAGTATATGTATGCTGAACAGATGAATTACGTGGTGTGCGGAACAACAAACAAAACTGAACTGGTCCTTGGCCAGTTTGTAAAATACGGGGATGGTGGAGTAGACCTCGAACCTCTTGCAGACTGTTATAAGACCCAGATCTATGCTCTGGCAAAACACCTCAGGGTAAATGAGGAAATAATAAAGCGCCCGCCAAGTGCCGACACATGGAGCCATTATACGCCTGATGAGGAGTTCTACTGGCGTATGCCCATGCATATCATAGATCAGCTCCTGTACGCTAAGGAACATAAATTGCCTTTAGAGGTAACTGAAAAGAACACCGGCCTGACCAGAGATACTATAGAAAAATCCTGGAGGCACTTTGACCGGGTAAAAGATACTACAGAGTATATAAGGGCTGCTCCGCCTGTCTTCTATCTGGGCATGTAA
- a CDS encoding adenine nucleotide alpha hydrolase family protein, with translation MPKLVCNKCVLNSDIPGIEINEESGLCHFCETYVPMSSQEKEQYLKKIEELFKEYSGKGNYDVIFALSGGKDSSYTLYKLKKDYPFLKVLAVQFDNGFTSDYAVVNAKKMCEITGCDYFKLTMETEVLYELFRKAAESYDTFPKFAKYRASDICNICISVIKQKLLEQAIIQNAPFVIFAFTAGQSPKPIINLSANFIQWSRNLFEKQLQKIGIDDKDEQFLIKNEVIKNIGEIAPSMLHPLCLWEYSEDKVIETIIGLGWKAPDLSDSNSTNCTLNSFACYNHLEKYGIHPYAFDIAGLVRSGEMPREEGLEKLNQELSQPLIKEVAEKLEIKIKYSQKIR, from the coding sequence ATGCCAAAGCTAGTATGTAACAAGTGTGTTCTGAATTCGGACATTCCGGGCATAGAAATTAATGAAGAAAGCGGTCTCTGTCATTTCTGTGAGACTTATGTTCCTATGTCTTCACAGGAAAAAGAGCAGTACCTTAAAAAGATTGAAGAACTTTTCAAAGAATACAGCGGTAAAGGCAATTATGATGTGATATTTGCACTTTCAGGTGGAAAAGACTCTTCATACACCCTTTACAAACTCAAAAAAGACTATCCCTTCTTAAAAGTACTTGCTGTCCAGTTTGATAATGGGTTTACTTCAGATTATGCCGTAGTAAATGCAAAGAAAATGTGTGAAATTACGGGATGCGACTATTTTAAGCTGACAATGGAAACAGAGGTTCTGTATGAACTCTTCCGAAAGGCAGCCGAATCCTATGATACGTTCCCGAAGTTTGCGAAATACAGGGCAAGCGACATATGCAATATCTGCATCAGCGTCATTAAGCAGAAATTGCTGGAACAGGCAATAATTCAGAACGCTCCTTTTGTCATATTTGCTTTTACAGCAGGACAGTCTCCCAAACCCATAATCAATCTGTCAGCTAATTTTATACAATGGTCAAGGAATCTTTTTGAAAAACAACTGCAAAAAATAGGTATTGATGACAAAGATGAGCAGTTCCTTATTAAAAATGAGGTCATTAAAAATATAGGGGAGATCGCTCCATCCATGCTGCACCCTCTCTGTCTATGGGAATATAGTGAGGATAAAGTTATTGAAACAATAATAGGGCTCGGGTGGAAAGCTCCTGACCTCAGTGACAGCAATTCAACTAATTGTACGCTGAATTCTTTTGCATGCTATAACCACCTCGAAAAGTACGGTATCCATCCATATGCCTTTGACATAGCAGGGCTTGTCAGAAGCGGAGAAATGCCAAGGGAAGAAGGGCTGGAAAAACTTAACCAGGAACTATCACAGCCGCTGATAAAGGAAGTTGCAGAGAAACTTGAAATAAAGATAAAGTACTCGCAAAAGATCAGATGA
- a CDS encoding cyclase family protein: MFDPKKIPVKGKIIDVTVPISSFTPIFPGDPEPSIEKFLTLEQDGCAVSRLSFGSHTGTHVDAPSHILKDGLSVDKLDLGSLMGKAVVLDFTRINGALTGNILEKVYNDQKNNDRKITESVSILLLKTKASFRKEKNPDIPDFQAGGLDKKREFEDPAYLDATAAAWIVRKGFKTVGIDGFSVDSLSSKSLPAHHTLLSNNVNIVECLDLKSVEAGTYFFLCLPLKVENCDGAPARALLISDS; the protein is encoded by the coding sequence ATGTTTGACCCGAAAAAAATACCCGTTAAGGGAAAGATCATAGATGTTACAGTTCCTATTTCTTCTTTTACCCCTATCTTTCCCGGAGACCCGGAGCCTTCAATCGAAAAGTTCCTCACTCTCGAACAGGACGGCTGTGCAGTATCCAGGTTGAGTTTCGGAAGCCATACAGGCACGCATGTTGACGCGCCGTCTCACATCCTGAAAGATGGACTTTCAGTTGATAAACTGGACCTCGGAAGCCTTATGGGTAAGGCGGTTGTTCTGGATTTTACCCGGATAAACGGGGCCTTGACAGGCAATATTCTTGAGAAAGTTTATAATGACCAGAAAAATAATGACCGGAAAATTACTGAAAGTGTTTCTATACTCCTACTAAAAACAAAGGCTTCTTTCCGAAAGGAGAAAAATCCCGACATCCCGGACTTTCAGGCAGGGGGACTTGATAAGAAAAGGGAATTTGAGGACCCTGCTTACCTTGATGCAACTGCTGCTGCCTGGATTGTCCGGAAAGGGTTCAAAACCGTCGGAATAGATGGCTTTTCCGTGGACAGCCTCTCTTCAAAAAGCCTGCCTGCCCATCACACGCTTCTTTCAAATAATGTGAACATCGTGGAATGCCTTGACCTTAAATCAGTAGAAGCAGGAACTTACTTTTTCCTGTGCTTGCCCCTGAAAGTTGAGAATTGTGATGGTGCCCCGGCAAGAGCATTACTGATTTCTGACTCCTGA